In Nocardioides cavernae, a single genomic region encodes these proteins:
- a CDS encoding DUF2304 domain-containing protein: MIVVQLLLVSAFLGLFFLALRSRTAHGVSASKKLGFLLFMLVVVVAVLSPALVSAVANLVGVGRGTDLVLYLLAVVVCFYVVNDYLRAQDSRAQLHKLARRIAVLEALERYDIASAQDRDKDVTSNLPDPHESTDDA, encoded by the coding sequence GTGATCGTGGTGCAGCTCCTCCTCGTGTCAGCCTTCCTGGGGCTGTTCTTCCTGGCTCTGCGCAGCCGGACGGCCCACGGCGTGTCGGCGTCGAAGAAGCTCGGTTTCCTCCTCTTCATGCTGGTCGTCGTGGTTGCGGTCCTCTCCCCCGCCCTCGTGAGCGCCGTCGCCAACCTCGTCGGGGTCGGACGCGGCACCGACCTGGTGCTCTACCTGTTGGCCGTCGTCGTGTGCTTCTACGTCGTCAACGACTACCTCCGCGCCCAGGACTCCCGGGCGCAGCTGCACAAGCTCGCCCGGCGTATCGCGGTGCTGGAGGCGCTGGAGCGCTACGACATCGCCTCCGCCCAGGACCGGGACAAGGACGTCACGAGCAACCTGCCCGACCCCCACGAGTCCACCGACGATGCTTGA
- a CDS encoding glycosyltransferase family 4 protein, producing the protein MTRPLVFVDMLSYTGTKGGMETYTRELYRELGRMDTGFDFVALASREGARLDLDWFPGEVIRSRISGENRVVWAFGELVASSVHARRRRADLVHCPATLGPARTSMPTVITLHDMLYWSHPESMVTPFYTRPVMWMERRAVANATRVITDSDVSAAEIRKYLHFPSERLHVVPLAARAPEVVAPYRGEENLVVASGQRRPYKNWEGLIRALALVEESVRPRLVITGADPGEDPLRPVVDECGLSPWVDLRGWVDADELADLRTRARALAFPTLAEGFGLPVLEAMSIGLPVIASDLPVLREVGGDAALWFDPRDPGSIAGALRAVATDREAMLRASRAGLDQAAGFSWRRVAEETLDVFRVTLDDR; encoded by the coding sequence ATGACCCGCCCACTGGTCTTCGTCGACATGCTCTCCTACACCGGCACGAAGGGTGGGATGGAGACCTACACACGCGAGCTCTACCGCGAGCTCGGTCGGATGGACACCGGCTTCGACTTCGTGGCGCTCGCGAGCCGCGAGGGCGCCCGGCTGGACCTCGACTGGTTCCCGGGGGAGGTGATCCGTTCGCGGATCAGCGGCGAGAACCGGGTCGTCTGGGCGTTCGGCGAGCTGGTCGCCTCAAGCGTGCATGCCCGCCGCCGGCGCGCCGACCTCGTGCACTGCCCCGCCACGCTGGGACCGGCACGGACGTCGATGCCGACCGTCATCACCCTCCACGACATGCTCTACTGGAGCCACCCGGAGTCCATGGTGACGCCGTTCTACACGCGCCCGGTGATGTGGATGGAGCGGCGAGCAGTCGCCAACGCGACCCGGGTGATCACCGACAGCGACGTGTCGGCCGCGGAGATCCGCAAGTACCTCCACTTCCCGTCCGAGCGCCTCCACGTCGTGCCCCTCGCGGCGCGGGCCCCCGAGGTCGTCGCGCCCTACCGCGGCGAGGAGAACCTCGTCGTCGCCAGCGGCCAGCGGCGGCCGTACAAGAACTGGGAGGGGCTGATCCGCGCTCTCGCCCTGGTCGAGGAGTCCGTCCGCCCTCGACTGGTGATCACCGGCGCCGACCCCGGTGAGGACCCGCTGCGCCCCGTCGTCGACGAGTGCGGCCTCAGCCCTTGGGTGGACCTTCGCGGGTGGGTGGATGCCGACGAGCTCGCCGACCTCCGGACGAGAGCCCGTGCGCTCGCCTTCCCGACCTTGGCGGAGGGCTTCGGACTGCCCGTGCTCGAGGCGATGTCGATCGGGTTGCCGGTGATCGCCTCGGACCTGCCCGTCCTGCGGGAGGTGGGAGGAGACGCGGCGCTGTGGTTCGATCCGCGCGACCCGGGATCCATCGCAGGGGCATTGCGGGCGGTCGCGACGGACCGGGAAGCGATGCTCCGGGCGTCGCGGGCAGGACTGGACCAGGCAGCCGGCTTCAGCTGGCGCCGGGTCGCCGAGGAGACGCTGGACGTGTTCCGGGTCACGCTGGACGACCGCTGA
- a CDS encoding glycosyltransferase: protein MSRRRSANPRFSIVTPVYDPPVDVLKECIESVIAQDFHDWELIMVDDFSPTAAVPMIIGQYAQQDPRITLIERDVNGHIVAASNDGLAVAAGEFIVLLDHDDLLVPGALTQVINAVDRHDDVDYLYTDEDKVGDDGTFYGAFHKPDWSPERLRGQMYTSHLSVLRASVVREVGGFREGFDGSQDHDLVLRVTERARRVVHVSEVLYHWRAVEGSTAVDIEAKPYADDAGRRAVQEHLDRVGIDARAVAGAEPGRYTVERRLPPARSVSLVIPTMGQSAVVHGESRVLVVEAVRSALARTDHDDVEVVVVHDAPTPAYVLDQLREVAGDRLVLVPFDAPFNFSTKMNLGVSHASGDRVVFLNDDVEAISDGWLEQLVAPLDEDDVGLTGAKLYFSDQTVQHAGHAYYNGGYHHPFKFWTRDEVGPFGELVINREVTGVTAACAAMRREVFFAVGGFTETLPGNFNDVDLCYKVAATGLRTLFIANSELFHYESQTRVAQVAEWERLAVVGRWGTPTEDAYLRSKLAMPNLRRVKELPADLSGGA from the coding sequence GTGAGCCGCCGCCGCAGCGCGAACCCGCGCTTCTCGATTGTCACGCCGGTGTACGACCCGCCCGTCGACGTGCTCAAGGAGTGCATCGAGTCGGTGATCGCCCAGGACTTCCACGACTGGGAGCTCATCATGGTCGACGACTTCTCGCCGACCGCCGCCGTACCGATGATCATCGGTCAGTACGCACAGCAGGACCCCCGCATCACGCTGATCGAGCGCGACGTCAACGGTCACATCGTCGCCGCCTCCAACGATGGGTTGGCCGTGGCCGCCGGGGAATTCATCGTCCTGCTCGACCACGACGACCTGCTCGTGCCCGGCGCCTTGACGCAGGTCATCAACGCCGTCGACCGCCACGATGATGTCGACTACCTCTACACCGACGAGGACAAGGTGGGCGACGACGGCACGTTCTACGGTGCCTTCCACAAGCCGGACTGGTCGCCCGAACGCCTGCGTGGCCAGATGTACACCTCTCACCTCTCAGTGCTTCGCGCGAGCGTGGTCCGCGAGGTAGGCGGTTTCCGCGAGGGTTTCGACGGTTCGCAGGACCACGACCTCGTTCTGCGCGTGACCGAGCGGGCACGACGCGTCGTGCACGTCTCGGAGGTGCTGTACCACTGGCGGGCCGTGGAGGGGTCGACGGCCGTGGACATCGAGGCCAAGCCCTACGCCGACGACGCCGGCCGCAGGGCCGTCCAGGAGCACTTGGACCGCGTCGGGATCGACGCGCGCGCCGTCGCCGGTGCCGAGCCGGGCCGCTACACGGTCGAGCGGCGGCTCCCTCCCGCCCGCTCGGTCTCCTTGGTCATCCCCACGATGGGCCAGTCCGCCGTGGTCCACGGCGAGTCCCGCGTGCTGGTCGTCGAGGCGGTGCGGTCCGCGCTGGCGCGCACGGACCACGACGACGTCGAGGTCGTGGTCGTGCACGACGCCCCCACCCCGGCGTACGTCCTCGACCAGTTGCGCGAGGTGGCCGGGGACCGGCTCGTTCTCGTGCCGTTCGACGCCCCATTCAACTTCAGCACCAAGATGAACCTCGGCGTCAGCCACGCCTCCGGTGACCGGGTCGTCTTCCTCAACGACGACGTCGAGGCGATCTCCGACGGCTGGCTCGAGCAGCTGGTCGCTCCGCTGGACGAGGACGACGTGGGCCTCACCGGGGCCAAGCTCTACTTCAGCGACCAGACCGTGCAGCACGCTGGGCACGCCTACTACAACGGGGGCTACCACCACCCCTTCAAGTTCTGGACGCGCGACGAGGTCGGGCCGTTCGGAGAGCTGGTGATCAATCGCGAGGTCACGGGGGTGACCGCGGCGTGCGCGGCGATGCGGCGCGAGGTCTTCTTCGCCGTCGGCGGGTTCACCGAGACGCTGCCGGGCAACTTCAACGACGTCGACCTCTGCTACAAGGTCGCCGCGACCGGCCTACGCACCCTCTTCATCGCCAACAGCGAGCTGTTCCACTACGAGTCGCAGACCCGGGTCGCCCAGGTGGCCGAGTGGGAGCGGCTCGCCGTCGTCGGTCGGTGGGGCACGCCGACCGAAGACGCTTACCTGCGCAGCAAGCTCGCGATGCCCAACCTCCGCCGGGTCAAGGAGCTCCCCGCTGACCTGAGCGGCGGCGCGTGA
- a CDS encoding class I SAM-dependent methyltransferase: MSQDGTTSEDYGRCYYNEAHLGGYDDYTWDNEKWRSFFMSVADRLVGALNPRTVLDVGCARGLLVQAFAVQGIDSRGVDISAHAIESAHPDVRDRLSVASATEPIKGRYDLVTCVEVLEHMSPQEAQLAIDHMTAVTDRILFSSSPGDHDEPTHINTRPTEQWVAWFSERGFFRRTDLDMGMIAPWSVLLERGEPTIHELTQRYEQQYARERTELTDKRAALLDAHRRIQELHEQLDERPVDTEEVDRLTADVAQARHAVLVNRDHVIGLEAENGRLNRDLTRVTMELRQLRRRTKSLAQQRDELRQRVQDLRTRLDRNRARVAELESTGTGRPSIARRAARRVRSALR; the protein is encoded by the coding sequence GTGAGTCAGGACGGAACGACGTCGGAGGACTACGGTCGCTGCTACTACAACGAGGCGCACCTCGGTGGCTACGACGACTACACGTGGGACAACGAGAAGTGGCGTTCGTTCTTCATGTCGGTGGCCGACCGACTCGTCGGCGCGCTGAACCCCAGGACCGTGCTCGACGTCGGCTGCGCCCGTGGCCTCCTGGTGCAGGCGTTCGCGGTGCAGGGCATCGACTCGCGCGGCGTGGACATCTCCGCACACGCCATCGAGAGCGCCCACCCTGACGTCCGTGACCGTCTGTCCGTCGCCTCCGCCACGGAGCCGATCAAGGGCCGCTACGACCTGGTGACCTGCGTCGAGGTGCTCGAGCACATGTCGCCTCAGGAGGCCCAGCTCGCGATCGACCACATGACCGCCGTGACCGACCGCATCCTGTTCTCCTCGAGCCCTGGCGACCATGACGAGCCGACCCACATCAACACGCGCCCGACCGAGCAGTGGGTGGCGTGGTTTTCGGAGCGCGGCTTCTTCCGACGTACCGACCTCGACATGGGCATGATCGCGCCCTGGTCGGTCCTGCTCGAGCGCGGCGAGCCGACGATCCATGAGCTCACCCAGCGCTACGAGCAGCAGTACGCGCGCGAGCGGACCGAGCTGACCGACAAGCGGGCAGCCCTGCTCGACGCCCACAGGCGCATCCAGGAGCTCCACGAGCAGCTCGACGAGCGTCCGGTGGACACCGAGGAGGTGGACCGGCTCACGGCGGACGTCGCCCAGGCCCGTCACGCCGTCCTCGTCAATCGTGACCACGTCATCGGGCTCGAGGCGGAGAACGGTCGCCTCAACCGCGACCTCACCCGCGTCACTATGGAGCTGCGCCAGTTGCGGCGGCGCACCAAGAGCCTGGCCCAACAGCGCGACGAGCTGCGCCAGCGCGTGCAGGACCTGCGCACCAGGCTCGACCGCAACCGGGCAAGGGTCGCTGAGCTGGAGTCCACCGGCACCGGCCGTCCGTCGATTGCGCGGCGCGCGGCGCGCCGGGTGCGGAGCGCCCTGAGGTGA
- a CDS encoding acyltransferase family protein, giving the protein MPASAAGVVHAPSVHWWRGVRLGDRLGSKDNNFDLLRLLAAWAVLVSHSYALVGRDQPLHQFGTSLGNLGVLVFFAVSGLLIRRSWEHDPNPRDFWAKRALRLLPALAVTAVLTAFVLGPAVTGARLETYFTSWETWLYPVRLVLMVPFGAGLPEVFDDNVYAGAVNGSLWSLPLEVLAYAAVAGLGVLGVLAHRWVVSSVAVASILWAAWWVPSTSDAVGSAYVLSAFAVGAAAFTWRDRVLLSSPVALLLLGACLVTGLGPTSLRVVTWTVATVYLTYWFAYALPRVGRTVTRFGDTSYGLYIWAFPIQQVVVLHAGNDANPWLVTAIATPVVWLLALASWRLVERPALRHKPRPVPTGPGRR; this is encoded by the coding sequence ATGCCTGCTTCCGCGGCCGGGGTCGTCCACGCGCCGAGTGTCCATTGGTGGCGCGGCGTGCGGCTCGGGGACCGCCTCGGCAGCAAGGACAACAACTTCGACCTGCTCCGGCTGCTCGCCGCCTGGGCCGTCCTCGTCTCGCACTCCTACGCCCTCGTGGGACGCGACCAGCCCCTCCACCAGTTCGGCACGTCCTTGGGCAACCTCGGCGTCCTCGTGTTCTTCGCGGTCAGCGGCCTCCTCATCCGACGCAGCTGGGAGCACGACCCCAATCCCCGCGACTTCTGGGCCAAGAGAGCCCTCCGCCTGCTACCCGCACTCGCGGTGACCGCGGTGCTGACGGCGTTCGTGCTCGGACCGGCCGTGACCGGGGCGAGGCTCGAGACCTACTTCACCTCGTGGGAGACATGGCTCTACCCCGTGCGGCTGGTCCTGATGGTGCCCTTCGGAGCCGGGCTCCCGGAGGTGTTCGACGACAACGTCTACGCCGGCGCGGTCAACGGGTCGCTGTGGAGCCTGCCGCTCGAGGTCCTGGCCTACGCCGCGGTCGCCGGCCTGGGGGTGCTGGGCGTGCTCGCGCACCGCTGGGTGGTCTCGAGCGTCGCGGTGGCGAGCATCCTCTGGGCGGCGTGGTGGGTGCCGTCCACCTCGGATGCGGTGGGCTCGGCGTACGTCCTCTCGGCGTTCGCCGTGGGCGCGGCCGCCTTCACCTGGCGAGACCGGGTCCTGCTCAGCTCGCCGGTGGCCTTGCTCCTCCTCGGCGCCTGCCTCGTGACAGGGCTCGGCCCGACGTCCCTCCGCGTGGTGACGTGGACCGTCGCGACGGTCTACCTCACCTACTGGTTCGCCTACGCCCTGCCGCGGGTGGGTCGCACGGTGACCAGGTTCGGCGACACGTCCTACGGCCTGTACATCTGGGCCTTCCCGATCCAGCAGGTGGTGGTCCTGCACGCAGGCAACGACGCGAACCCGTGGCTGGTGACCGCGATCGCCACACCGGTCGTGTGGCTGCTGGCCCTCGCGTCGTGGCGACTCGTTGAGAGGCCGGCGCTCCGCCACAAGCCTCGGCCGGTCCCCACAGGGCCAGGGCGTCGTTAG
- a CDS encoding glycosyltransferase family 2 protein, with translation MLEVFIPFWGDPGYLRDAVASVRAQTDPHWRLVVVDDCYPDPTVPEFFETLDDPRIRYVRNDTNLGITDNYRRCLDLASESWIVFLGCDDLMLPDYVATMTAAIADAPEQVHVIQPGVRVVDERGGAVKPLVDRVKRRFFAPRVTESLILSGERLATSLLRGNWTYWPSLALRTEVVRAHPFLDGLPLVQDLALLVDMSLSGSQMLVLPDEVFAYRRHSASASSATVVDGGRFAGERDYFAIAADTCTAHGWHTAARAARIHAASRLYAVSQLPVAVRHRSWASARTLAAHATRTL, from the coding sequence ATGCTTGAGGTCTTCATCCCCTTCTGGGGAGACCCGGGCTACCTGCGGGACGCGGTGGCCAGCGTGCGGGCGCAGACCGACCCGCACTGGCGGCTCGTGGTGGTGGACGACTGCTACCCCGACCCCACCGTGCCGGAGTTCTTCGAGACGCTGGACGACCCGCGGATCAGGTACGTGCGCAATGACACCAACCTGGGGATCACCGACAACTACCGGCGCTGCCTCGACCTCGCCTCGGAGAGCTGGATCGTCTTCCTCGGCTGCGACGACCTGATGCTCCCCGACTACGTCGCCACCATGACGGCGGCCATCGCCGACGCGCCCGAACAGGTCCACGTGATCCAGCCGGGTGTCCGGGTCGTCGACGAGCGCGGTGGAGCGGTGAAGCCGCTCGTCGACCGGGTCAAGCGCCGCTTCTTCGCGCCACGGGTCACCGAGTCCCTGATCCTGTCGGGAGAACGGCTGGCCACCTCCCTGCTGCGTGGCAACTGGACCTACTGGCCCTCGTTGGCGCTCCGGACCGAGGTGGTGCGCGCGCACCCGTTCCTCGACGGGTTACCGCTGGTCCAGGACCTGGCCCTGCTCGTGGACATGTCGCTGTCGGGGTCGCAGATGCTGGTGCTGCCCGATGAGGTGTTCGCCTACCGGCGCCACTCCGCGAGCGCTTCGTCGGCCACGGTCGTCGACGGCGGGCGCTTCGCCGGCGAACGGGACTACTTTGCGATCGCCGCCGACACGTGCACGGCACACGGCTGGCACACCGCCGCGCGTGCGGCCCGGATCCACGCGGCCTCACGGCTGTACGCGGTCAGCCAGCTTCCCGTCGCCGTCCGGCACCGGTCGTGGGCGAGCGCGCGGACGCTCGCAGCGCATGCCACGCGAACGCTCTGA
- a CDS encoding glycosyltransferase family 2 protein, translating into MKDVAFVVPVYNEAEVIRGVIDSLMAVTPHVVCVNDGSTDGSAAEILKAGAYLVDHPINMGQGAALQTGIEFARVLPGVQRFVTFDADGQHGVDDAVRLLTLLVAGDLDIVLGSRFLGASVGASRFRKALLKSAVRFSNMTSGIKLTDAHNGLRAFNRHVADTIEITAPDMTHASEIIELIARNGYRYREVPVTIHYTAYSLGKGQAGVNAVNIAIDTLLRKVGRS; encoded by the coding sequence GTGAAGGACGTGGCGTTCGTCGTCCCCGTGTACAACGAGGCCGAGGTCATCCGTGGCGTCATCGACAGTCTGATGGCTGTGACCCCCCACGTGGTCTGCGTCAACGACGGAAGCACCGACGGCTCGGCCGCCGAGATCCTCAAGGCCGGCGCCTACTTGGTGGACCACCCGATCAACATGGGCCAGGGTGCGGCCCTGCAGACGGGTATCGAATTCGCGCGCGTCCTTCCCGGGGTCCAGCGGTTCGTGACGTTCGACGCGGACGGGCAGCACGGGGTCGACGACGCGGTGCGGCTGCTGACGCTGCTCGTGGCCGGAGACCTCGACATCGTGCTGGGTTCGCGCTTCCTCGGCGCCTCGGTCGGAGCGTCACGGTTCCGGAAGGCGTTGCTTAAGAGCGCCGTCCGCTTCAGCAACATGACGTCGGGGATCAAGCTCACCGACGCCCACAACGGCCTGCGCGCCTTCAACCGACACGTGGCCGACACGATCGAGATCACCGCCCCGGACATGACCCATGCCAGCGAGATCATCGAGCTGATCGCTCGCAACGGCTACCGCTACCGAGAGGTGCCGGTCACCATCCACTACACCGCGTACTCGCTGGGCAAGGGCCAGGCGGGCGTGAACGCCGTCAACATCGCCATCGACACCCTCCTGCGGAAGGTCGGCCGTTCGTGA
- a CDS encoding rhamnosyltransferase WsaF family glycosyltransferase, translated as MTDKAKTDADLLRESELFDTDFYLRKNPDVRKSGVDPVLHYLRQGARDGRDPSRGFSTNAYLRRNPDVAEAGTNPLVHYLRIGRAEGRVLNPAEDDARLVRESGFFDEGYYRHFRPDLPIDRDVVKHYIRFGVREGLDPSEKFSTSGYLRQNPDVARTQLNPLVHYLRHGRTEGRIAPRGALREPYVDALYAERWQAIQPMPVTRLPAGERRVSIVTDSVAPHSLFGGVGTAIILGIQLANRLGNGTLRLVTRTDAPDGQVITLLEEATGIHLDGILELEQVSVDGSQRLQFTDRDIVMTTSWWTTRAVLDSDIPREQVLYLLQEDERMFYPYGDERLLCAETLAEPDLAVVVNTSRLLDHLSGPGGLPHLRQNAIALEPAFPTRDPSVVPAGSGREKRNLFFYSRPLNARNLFWRGAQVIARAVESRILDPDEWNLHFVGRGTPELTLPRDVHVNIIEGLGWTDYQDLVATMDAALVLMDTPHPSYPPYDLASVGAAVLTNSHGIKTDLSDISGNIIVAPSTVDGLLNGLRDLVALAGNPERRAANVAADRINRDWEATLVPVVDWVVDRFRGTLGADDSAAGTSEGSIVPDVH; from the coding sequence GTGACGGACAAGGCGAAGACCGACGCAGACCTGTTGCGGGAGTCGGAGCTCTTCGACACCGATTTCTACTTGCGGAAGAACCCGGACGTCCGCAAGTCCGGGGTCGACCCCGTCCTGCACTACCTCCGGCAGGGCGCCCGCGACGGCCGTGACCCGTCGAGGGGGTTCTCCACCAACGCCTACCTGCGACGCAACCCCGATGTCGCGGAGGCGGGAACCAATCCGTTGGTCCACTACCTGCGCATCGGCCGGGCCGAGGGACGTGTGCTCAACCCCGCCGAGGACGACGCGCGGCTGGTGCGCGAGTCCGGGTTCTTCGACGAGGGCTACTACCGCCACTTCCGTCCGGACCTGCCGATCGACCGTGACGTCGTCAAGCACTACATCCGCTTCGGTGTACGCGAGGGCCTCGACCCCAGCGAGAAGTTCTCCACCTCCGGCTACTTGCGCCAGAACCCCGACGTCGCCAGGACGCAGCTGAACCCCCTCGTCCACTACCTGCGCCATGGGCGCACCGAGGGGCGCATCGCCCCGCGCGGCGCGCTGCGGGAGCCCTACGTCGACGCGCTGTACGCCGAGCGGTGGCAGGCGATCCAGCCGATGCCCGTCACGAGGCTGCCCGCGGGCGAGCGCCGGGTCAGCATCGTCACCGACAGCGTCGCTCCCCACAGCCTCTTCGGTGGGGTCGGCACGGCCATCATCCTCGGCATCCAGCTCGCCAACCGGCTCGGCAACGGCACCTTGCGGCTGGTCACCCGCACCGACGCGCCGGACGGGCAGGTGATCACGCTGCTGGAGGAGGCGACCGGGATCCACCTCGACGGGATCTTGGAGCTCGAGCAGGTGTCCGTCGACGGCAGCCAGCGCCTCCAATTCACTGACCGCGACATCGTGATGACCACCTCGTGGTGGACGACGCGCGCCGTGCTCGACAGCGACATCCCGCGAGAGCAGGTGCTCTACCTCCTGCAGGAGGACGAGCGGATGTTCTACCCCTACGGCGACGAGCGGCTGCTCTGCGCCGAGACGCTGGCCGAGCCCGACCTCGCCGTCGTGGTCAACACCTCACGGCTCCTCGATCACCTCTCTGGACCGGGCGGCCTCCCCCACCTCCGTCAGAACGCCATCGCGCTCGAACCGGCGTTCCCCACCCGCGACCCGTCCGTCGTACCAGCAGGGTCGGGTCGGGAGAAGCGCAACCTGTTCTTCTACTCTCGCCCGCTCAACGCGCGCAACCTGTTCTGGCGTGGGGCGCAGGTGATCGCCCGGGCCGTCGAGAGCCGGATCCTGGACCCGGACGAGTGGAACCTGCACTTCGTCGGTCGCGGCACGCCCGAGCTCACGCTCCCCCGCGACGTGCACGTCAACATCATCGAAGGCCTTGGCTGGACCGACTACCAGGACCTGGTCGCGACGATGGACGCCGCGCTGGTGCTGATGGACACCCCGCACCCGTCGTACCCGCCCTACGACCTCGCGTCGGTCGGCGCCGCCGTGCTGACCAACTCGCACGGCATCAAGACCGACCTGTCCGACATCTCCGGCAACATCATCGTGGCCCCCTCGACCGTCGACGGCCTCCTGAACGGCCTGCGCGACCTGGTCGCACTCGCCGGCAACCCCGAGCGCCGCGCCGCCAACGTCGCTGCCGACCGCATCAACCGCGACTGGGAGGCCACGCTCGTCCCGGTCGTCGACTGGGTGGTGGACCGGTTCCGGGGCACGCTCGGTGCGGACGACTCCGCCGCCGGAACCAGCGAAGGGAGCATCGTCCCGGATGTTCACTGA
- a CDS encoding class I SAM-dependent methyltransferase, producing the protein MSSRCRACDGAVRPFADGRVLGDVDVSYLRCDSCGLVMADDPTWLDAAYADAIAHLDVGLLDRCQILANVTSAVLRAERLRGGRFLDWAGGYGVLTRLMRDRGFDFAHTDVYADNIFAGGFTGDLGEDRYDLVTAFEVLEHLVDPVGELAPVASATDRLLVTTQVLPSPAPRPGEWDYYAEESGQHITFYTPQSLQALARRLGFDGVVTSSLVHLFHRGPVSPVTRALVRRPAIGYGLGHLAAVTDRRHSLLMRDHDTVRDRLARGR; encoded by the coding sequence ATGTCGAGCAGGTGCCGCGCGTGCGACGGGGCGGTCCGACCGTTCGCGGACGGACGGGTCCTCGGTGACGTGGACGTCTCCTACCTGCGGTGCGACTCGTGCGGCCTCGTGATGGCCGACGACCCCACCTGGCTCGACGCGGCCTACGCAGACGCGATCGCGCACCTCGACGTGGGGCTGCTCGACCGGTGCCAGATCCTCGCCAACGTGACGTCGGCCGTCCTGCGTGCCGAGCGGCTGCGCGGGGGCCGTTTCCTCGACTGGGCCGGCGGCTACGGCGTCCTCACCCGGCTCATGCGGGACCGGGGCTTCGACTTCGCTCACACCGACGTCTATGCCGACAACATCTTCGCCGGCGGCTTCACCGGCGACCTCGGCGAGGACCGCTACGACCTGGTCACGGCCTTCGAGGTCCTCGAGCACCTTGTCGACCCGGTGGGCGAGCTCGCGCCCGTCGCCTCGGCCACGGACCGCCTGCTCGTCACCACGCAAGTCCTCCCGTCGCCGGCGCCCCGGCCAGGGGAGTGGGACTACTACGCCGAGGAGTCGGGCCAGCACATCACCTTCTACACCCCTCAGTCGCTCCAGGCGCTCGCCCGCCGACTCGGCTTCGACGGTGTGGTCACCAGCTCGCTGGTGCACCTGTTCCACCGGGGGCCGGTGTCTCCCGTGACTCGCGCCCTCGTCCGTCGCCCGGCGATCGGCTACGGGCTCGGGCACCTCGCCGCAGTGACGGACCGCCGGCACTCCCTCCTCATGCGGGACCACGACACGGTGCGTGACCGTCTCGCGCGAGGGCGCTAA
- a CDS encoding glycosyltransferase, which yields MFTDLPEAPHEVKDLWDSSMAERVGTMLDGERRVAFVYRTPDTSTFRYRVANTVDAINHVPGARLRAGWFCDDELRALTRIVPELDAIVVARYPYGAALRELVQKADVHDVPLIFDCDDLVFDVGFAELVMSSLGKDQDVNAEWDVWFAYMGRLNASLAACRGATTTNPLLASRLSQYVENGAAVVPNVMNRTQQAYSRELLDAKVASGFRGTGPVTIGYFSGTPSHVRDFAVASASLARLLDEDDEVSVRIVGYLDDLGALEPHRERVEFQKFMHYVELQRSIAEVEVNIAPLSHTAFNICKSDLKFFEAAAVGTWTVASHTPSLDDAIDDGVTGRLAKAHEWDAALGEAVELARDPQAYAARVGPAAEKSHSRWAWDSVAEPLTRALEPYLRSR from the coding sequence ATGTTCACTGACCTCCCCGAGGCTCCGCACGAGGTCAAGGACCTCTGGGACAGCTCGATGGCCGAACGCGTGGGAACGATGCTCGACGGCGAGCGCCGGGTCGCGTTCGTCTACCGCACGCCCGACACCAGCACGTTCCGCTACCGGGTCGCCAACACCGTCGACGCCATCAACCACGTCCCGGGCGCCCGCCTGCGCGCGGGATGGTTCTGCGACGACGAGCTCCGCGCGTTGACCCGCATCGTGCCGGAGCTCGACGCGATCGTGGTCGCCCGTTATCCCTACGGTGCCGCCCTCCGCGAGTTGGTCCAGAAGGCGGACGTGCACGACGTCCCGTTGATCTTCGACTGCGACGACCTGGTCTTCGACGTCGGCTTTGCCGAGCTGGTGATGAGCTCGCTCGGCAAGGACCAGGACGTCAACGCCGAGTGGGACGTGTGGTTCGCCTACATGGGTCGGCTCAACGCCTCGCTCGCCGCCTGCCGCGGGGCGACGACCACCAACCCGCTGCTGGCCAGCCGTCTGTCGCAGTACGTCGAGAACGGCGCCGCCGTCGTGCCCAACGTCATGAACCGGACGCAGCAGGCCTACTCGCGCGAGCTGCTCGACGCCAAGGTCGCCTCCGGCTTCCGCGGCACCGGACCGGTCACCATCGGCTACTTCAGCGGCACGCCGTCGCACGTGCGCGACTTCGCGGTCGCGAGCGCGTCGCTGGCCAGGCTCCTCGACGAGGACGACGAAGTGTCGGTCCGCATCGTCGGCTACCTCGACGACCTCGGCGCCCTCGAGCCGCATCGTGAGCGGGTGGAGTTCCAGAAGTTCATGCACTACGTCGAGCTCCAGCGCTCGATCGCCGAGGTCGAGGTCAACATCGCCCCCCTGTCGCACACGGCCTTCAACATCTGCAAGTCCGACCTCAAGTTCTTCGAGGCGGCCGCCGTCGGCACCTGGACGGTCGCTTCCCACACCCCCTCGCTGGACGACGCCATCGACGACGGCGTCACGGGTCGGCTGGCGAAGGCCCACGAGTGGGACGCCGCGCTGGGTGAGGCCGTCGAGCTCGCTCGCGACCCCCAGGCGTACGCTGCCCGGGTGGGGCCGGCGGCCGAGAAGTCTCACTCCCGCTGGGCGTGGGACTCGGTGGCCGAGCCGCTGACCCGGGCCTTGGAGCCCTACCTGCGATCGCGCTGA